The segment actgttcgagccacacctgaaaccggggacctagaagctactttatctctgttcgggccccctctagcccacgggcctcgttggcgcagttaggcagcgcgtcagtctcataatctgaaggtcgtgagttcgagcctcacacggggcagggtggtgctttttttctgataactgagagagcttagaccaggggtatcaaactaaattcctttagggcccgagccctgtagagtgttgttccaacccttctcaaacacacaaggcgtgtagttttcaaatgagcctgaagggcatgattggttggatcaggtgtgttcaatcaggcttgaatctaaactctgcaggggactgagtttgacacccgtggctcagaaagacagagtgaggttctctgtcccctttcgtgtgggtttccctgtgtctcctgggggcaaaaggccacagctcctcttcagggcaggtgaaatgatgctttgtggaaaactgtgaggttccaggtaaattccctgaatctcatccagcgacattgcgtgtaggcccgtgcaatccttttatttacaatgaagtcaaaattctgcattcatgctggcttatgctacacgaaggcagtaatagcatcccgctcatattcatgtaacacgtggccacgtcctcctgaggttttgtgaagtttcaaaggccatattgctgcactggcccggtcctgaagattcgccttgtacaacgttcggaagattagacccttccgatcagagcaggccacacaactccttgtccaagctctctgttttctccagaccggactactgttacgctcccttggcgggtcttccggcacgtactatcaagcctctgcaactgatccaggatgcagcagcgagagtggtcttcaacgagccaaagaaagcccacgtcacacctctcttcataattttgcactggctaccaatagctgttcgcatcagattcaaggtactgatgtttgcctacaagataaccactggctctgcagcaacatacctaaagtcgctggttcagacctatgctggtggatctgcttgcctatctcaattcgagcagcggaggctttaaccattttcaaaaagtgtctaaaaactcatccttgccttcaacgcctgcccaattaatactagcatctgcctaatgcgttgttttgtcaaagttaacgccctgctggcccaacatggcagaagactgaagtctctgtctgcagccaaaggataggtctgtcagaagtgggattcgaacacacgcctccaggggagactgcgacctgagcgctagctgacgaaggatagtccgacataatttcagaaatgttgagcaatgtcgaactgcgcagccaatcgcatcgaagcgctatgacatttggaccaatcgcatcgaagcgccttaacatttccagccaatcaaaaagcgCAATTCATAACATTCTCTTGACATTCGTGacatttggccaatcagagaGCAAGGGGATGCCGGCGGCACGTTTCCGCGTATCACCGCTAGGTGGAGGGGTCAGCGCTTCTAGTCAGGTGTCAATCAAGTTGCCGAAACGTGCCGAAGGTGTACGAAAGAATGACATCGTCCTCAGGAGGTGTGTCAAGGGTCAAAAAAGTTCATTACCGAAGTTCGTGACCTACGACGAGTATCATTGCCGCGGAGCTCAGCATCATTTTTACGGAGGACAgcgaaacttcattttaaaactaaatacgGCGATATTACCGACGACGACAACAGTTAAGAAATTATCatctaattgcaaaaaaaaatttgtattcaatttttttattattagtgtaattttaactgttttaattgtTCTTTCAAAACTGTTTCATCAAAGTCAATAAAAATGTCTGGCAAACAACAAAAATCACATAAAGCTATGTCGGACGCTGAATGGATTTCGCGTTTAAAAAAGTTTGCCAGCACAGGAATGTGGCCATCAAATGAAGGTAACAGGCCTGCTCCTAGACAGAAAAAGTGGTACGAGATTTATCAAagggtgagtgagtgtttgttacctttgcatgatagagagaaaaaaaacacttaagtgtTTGTTGACTTGCATAATCGAACATTATTAGTATAgttgtttaatgtatttgcataagaGAACAACAGATTAGGCTCCATTacaaacatttacctggtcccATTCATTGGTATGGTGtaatgtgatggttgtgttatgtttatgtaatgttgcaggtattttGAGATTTATGTCATACTGTTAAGGAAAAGTTACATCAAAGACCTTTTGTGTACTGGGAGACTCAGAGATTTGAGAGGGGGAAGGGACAGTGAATGAATAGGTGGTCTGAAGGTGTGAAATGTTCCTCTCTTGTATCTCTCTCCTTTAAAGAGAGATACCAGCTCTAACATTATATGTAAGATAAGCTTGACTTGTGTCCTAGACATTAATCAgtgaatgaattaatatattaatttaataaagtattttatgctTTATACTCACTTGTATTGTGCATTACATTTGTTATAATACTTACAGATTGAGAAATGTCCGATGCTGTCTCGTGGCCAAACAACCTTGCTTGgaggtgtgctgaaatgcatCTGTGGTTTTCACACTCTAAAGGTAACATTAATGTAGcaagtattttttgttaatattatttactgaaatgttttctttctgaattgttatatgtattttttattaaatttttttggttgTGTTAAGCAGCCCACTGCGTCAAACGTTACTGGACTAGCACAAAAGGTGGTGGAACAACCTCATGCTGCTGAAACAGCAAAGAAGGTCATGGAGCAGAGTCAGCCTGACCTCCAGCCTCATCCCCTGCCCAAGCCCCAGCCAACTGCACCTGTGGAAGCAAGagttgcaacacaattttcaTTGGTAAGAATTGCTTTTTTGTAGCACTGAAGTATGAGCTCAGTTCAAATTCGAGGAAGTTCAGaaagtaagaagaaaaaaagaaaaagcaagaattCTATGAGATGCTGGTTGAGACCTGCTAATTTTCACACCTCTTGTACAATGGGGGCAACTGTTGTCTGCTGATTGGTCGGTTTGAATATCTCAGCTTTGgtttaagtcacatggtcaagAATAAATGAAGATTGTAACCTGCCTGCTTTCTCCCTTTCATCTCTGGGCTCTACTCTTTGATTGTCCTCTTTGTCTCTAACTGAGCTCTGCCTTTGCTGAAGGTCACTGAGCTAGACTCATGTCCCTCATGGCATCTCTCTCAAtacttctcatgtgttaaagctctttttttttcctgcaagtaaatgctgcatttacttaaaattgtaatattaacacAAATAGTAATGCTTGCTATTATAACACATtctgtcttctcacatttttAGTTTACCAAATCAAGATTTACCGGGTCTCAcattgctgcagcaaagccaaatcTCAGTTTGGCCAGGAGAACTTCTCAGGCTGAAGACCAGCCCAGCGCAGCAGTGTCTAGTGCCTCTAGACCAAGCACTACAgtctctgtaagtaatggcaTAATCTATATTGTACTCTATGAAGACACGTTTCACGTTCCATTCTATAcaaattattaaactatttaaactatttttttaataacagaaaaccatatattaataaacaaaaaagttatattttataaatagatttcatataaattactattcaaaagttattgATGTTAAGATAGTGTTACTTTTATTGAAAAAggaggcattaaattgataaaaaaatctcagacacaaaagatttctattcaacatcatgttacaaacgatttctatttcaaataaatgctgttcttcaaacttaattctgaaaaatacCACCTGTCATATTTATGGACTTTTGTATTTTCTCTCCTCATGTTCCTCAACCTAGTTTGTGTCTCCTCTTGATTATGTCATTCAGTTAATCTGTGTCTAGTTAATTTACTCATTTGTCCCTCATTGGTCTGTCTACTTAAATTTTAGTCTGTTCAGTTTGTCTTGGTCTATGTGTTACTGCCTTCCTTTGTGTGGGttaattaaagattatttacccttgattttcatctttgtgtgcTTTCCCCAACACCATAAGTGTGGCAACCACTGTAATGCAGTTTTATTATCAGCTATTTTCACGTTTTCAACTAATAATGAAGGTTTATGTTcaatagaatggtttctgaaggatcatgtaacactgaagactggagtaatgatgctgaaaattggtTCTTGCCAccgtataaataaattacatttcctatttttaaactttaaattgtagtaatgttCCACAATTTAACTATCTTTTtagtttttaactgtattttttatcaaatgcaaccttggtgagcagaataggTTTCTTTTATAAACATTTGGGCCTCAAACTTTGCAACTGTAGTGTATGATTTAATCTAGGACGACTAAGTTATTGTAATGTTCTATTTGCAAAATCTATATTTTACTTCATGATTGTACAGACACCAGATCCTACAGTTCCAACCCctgtccccagagccactgcAGATGTGTCCAATCCCGCTCAGCCATGCAGGATCGTCTCTGTAAGTAATTTCATATTCTGTTGgtccaaaaatgtaattaaatcagcTTTTACCAGACACTTAATGGAGATGTAAAAAGGATTACATGCCATGAAAATTGAATATTACTTTTATAACCAGTAGTTCCTTAAAACACAttcatgctgaaaaaaacaacaacaatcaaacTATTGTCATAATGTCAATTGAGTTTACATGATACTGATTTATTGATGATAAacagtgtatagatgttaacattCATGTGTCAGAATAAATAGATATTGGTTATAAAGTCtcagaattcttttttatttcatattcaacaggatttcaggattattttgttcctttttttggatGACTTCCGTGTATAATGTAAAGTTATCAGTTTCATTGTCGTAATAATCATTGTAATACCATGTAATACAATGATGATTTTATGTGAAAGTAATCAGGgatacaaataaaattcttaaagtgattaaaaagtaaaatgaacTTACTAAATTTAATGTTTTGCCTTTTTTTCCATCACAGACTGCTCCTTCTGGGGCATTATTGCAAGGTCCATCTGTAGTTCAACTTCCTCGTTTGTGGTCTGAGACCATACCACCAGAGGATCACAAGTGGATTGGCAAAAGGCTTTTCAAAATTGGATCCAAAGGAAAGCCAGCACTTCGTGATGACCTCCAGCTCTGGTATTACCCCCCACAACCAGCACTTATTTACAATCAGGCTCCAGCTCCAGACAGATTCTTTTGTCATACTCTTCTGCTGTGGATGCCATACAAGCTGTGGAGGGTTAAGGTTCTCTGTCCCAATCCAGCCTGCGGACAACATCAGCTGACAGGAGGTGGTCTGCACAAAAGGGCACGGCAGGTTCTAGACATTGACAGAACATACAATATGGTCACAGAAACCCTTATCTGTACAAAGTGTAGAGCCTCGCATGTGTCCTGGAGTCAGACTGTCCTGCAACAGCTAGATCTGGGCCATCGCTCTGAGTTTCAGGTCATCCTCACGCGGAAGTAAGTACACTTTCATTCCTCATCCAGTTGTTAGCCCATCAtcacgtgtgtgtatgtatgcaaatactttacaattaaatagctaaaatatatgaatatgtggATTTTGCTTTTCCTAAGGTACGCCTGTGATATGCGGGTCATCAGGCTCTTGCGTGAGCGTGGCTTAGGCAATAGTCCCACTAGGGTGATAAAGCAGCTGCGTGAAAACCACAGCGAGCAGTGGCTCCATCGTCTGGCCCGGTACACCACCCAATGTGTTGACTTCCTCAATCAACCCGGGGTGATGCCAGTAAATTTCCAGGAGCCCCCAGAGCCTACGGTGGTGCCAAGCTGCAAGTGGTTGCTCACCGTTTACAGCCAAGACATTCTGACCAGGCTGGATGAAATCCATGCCAGAATAACATCCACCTATGGCTCTGTCTTGAAGATGGATTCTACTAAAAAGGTTAGTTGTGGATTTGTTCATTAATGGTGTTTATATACCAGCATGGCACTGTATCTGTATTTTTCATGGTGTGATGTTTGATTTATATTTACAGCATGCTTCATATCATCTCTTATTACAGATCACCAAGAAGCTGGCTGGGACAGCGAGGGGAACGGGACTCTGGCTTACCTCTGTTGGCAACGAGTTTGGTCAGGTGCTCATAAGTGTGCTGACAGCCCAGGAAGGAGCAGGACTTGACATGATGGTAGACGGTCTGGTGAAAAGATACCAGCAGGCTGGTGTAAATCCACCTTCTGTGTTGTACGTGGACTGTGGGTGCTGCAGTGAGGTGAGCGAGAGCAAGCTGAAAACCAGGTTTAGGGGCTGGCCAGATCTCATGATACGCTTGGACATCTGGCATTTTATGCGCAGGATTGCCTTGGGGTGTACAACTGATGCCCATCAGTTGTACCCCATTTTCATGTCACGGCTATCAGCATGCATCTTTGAATGGGATGCAGCTGACGTCTCTATCCTTCGCAAAGCAAAGAGAGAGCTGTTGATGTCccagggttggcctgcgctgacAGATGAAGATGTAAACAAGCATCTGACCAGGGAGGAGCTGGCTCTACATTGCCGGAGGAGGACCCGTGGAGAGGAGACTACCATCCTTCTCCTTGAACAACTGCTTACAGAACTCCTGAGCAGCAAGGGAAATGACTCTCTGGGGGTTCCTCTCTTGGATCGAGAAAGGATGGAGCACATCTGGTGTGTCCAAAAGAAGCACATCAAGTGTATCCAAGACCCTCTTGGTGTTGCCCTCTATACTGAGACCGGGAGCCTAACCAAGGGAGGTGTGCTTCTGAAGACTTACAGATGTGCCAGAGGCTCCACTTCTCTTGAATCCTTTCATTTACACCTTAACCGTTTCATCCCAGGTATGTATTTGTCGAACACACACTGCATGTGCAAAGAAAGAACATTtaagtgtctgtgtgtttaacaTTGCCTAAAAACTGTTGTCTGTTTAAAGGGACCAGTGNNNNNNNNNNNNNNNNNNNNNNNNNNNNNNNNNNNNNNNNNNNNNNNNNNNNNNNNNNNNNNNNNNNNNNNNNNNNNNNNNNNNNNNNNNNNNNNNNNNNNNNNNNNNNNNNNNNNNNNNNNNNNNNNNNNNNNNNNNNNNNNNNNNNNNNNNNNNNNNNNNNNNNNNNNNNNNNNNNNNNNNNNNNNNNNNNNNNNNNNNNNNNNNNNNNNNNNNNNNNNNNNNNNNNNNNNNNNNNNNNNNNNNNNNNNNNNNNNNNNNNNNNNNNNNNNNNNNNNNNNNNNNNNNNNNNNNNNNNNNNNNNNNNNNNNNNNNNNNNNNNNNNNNNNNNNNNNNNNNNNNNNNNNNNNNNNNNNNNNNNNNNNNNNNNNNNNNNNNNNNNNNNNNNNNNNNNNNNNNNNNNNNNNNNNNNNNNNNNNNNNNNNNNNNNNNNNNNNNNNNNNNNNNNNNNNNNNNNNNNNNNNNNNNNNNNNNNNNNNNNNNNNNNNNNNNNNNNNNNNgaagttcagtcgctgaagtgacgtcttggggagcccgtgctttggcgttggctgaagctggagttgtgtggctggtaggagttgaaacgcgcagacgaggtcaacgttacaaaacttaactcagaacacgaaactctcaaacggaaaagaaaagaaataaagtttgacgagacaaggttgtgttccttctcatcgtggctaagtagcagcaggcttgcaggccaAGCACGCTGGAatcgcgctcaaagaacagtgatgattaaacagcatggctagaagctacaagctagccgaagcatagctagagactagaaactggcatgactgatagcagcagcatggctagagactaaaagctaggtagcaaagctacaagctaaaagctaagagcaggtatgactaatagcagagactaaaagcagactaaaagcaagattttatggtgtcctctgtatttaaagtggcctgttggccacacctcaaatgttgtcttgaccaatcagatattgtcttggatcgggggtatcataaatcatttgtttatcttaccaagcatgtggtccgaattttcctgccttgcagggtttaattttggacatgattcctattacacaaatatgatacatgggacaaataaattattgtctggacaatatcaagcaagcagattcgatttTATCAATaatagacatgactatgtatcctatagttatcaaaagacatacacaataagtgattatacatgatagtcgaatgtgtgggttacatataaatgaatatggagttaagcgatggaatgattcatttataagtctttttgagttaattctggtccatatatatgtacaaaaagtagtttctttgccattctcatgacatagggatgttctgtagagacagaggtttaaagcccttcccccttaggaatttcagtctggctctgataggtgggggaagtcaatggaagtgtttaactcatgggtttccatgtgatgtccagcattgcatttcaattacgaacaacaaatttgacaccaaatttctcttcttcgaattgaaattgtaaataattgttctagtggtgttaatgttgaaagctcgTGTTTCAacgcacagctttgatagactctttaatttgtctggttcgactcatttctatTACACCAGATAACGAATGAatacgcccactgctggagcagttctcgttctcgagtcagtacactgaaccgagaatcgtttctgtcggacgcgtccgatttgagaatcgatgagctgattctcgttctcgagtcaagaacctgTTGCATCGGTCTTctgatcaccagtacactgaaccaaaaacgtttctttcttttgtttatgTTCCGTTGCGAGGAAAATGGCGGCATGGTCAGATTTGCCGAAAGCTGTTAGTGAGCgagctttgtaggcattcttaaactgagtgtagcaatgatTCAGTGTATTCGGTCCTCTGGTTAGACgggatacatgttgataaaaattaggcaTAACTTGCCTGGGGTTGCCTTTGTTATTTACAGTAGtaaaaacaaattgtattttattatatgatatgaaCAATATGATTTTATTCTAAATATGGGGATTAAATCTAATATGGACGCCCAACATAATATGTTAAATTTACCATCTGAATCTAACCATGTCATTTCAACAAATGGAAAAGTCAGCCATCTATTAATTATCATGTTAATTACTATGCACCTTTAGTCGCAACAGCAGGGGTGCTTTTTTACCCCAAATACCATActtttacatattattttgtaatttaaaagctgttctttaattgttttaaacaaaactgaaaatcataAAGAAGACCTATATATTTTAGCGATTCTTATTTaaatctaaaacataaaaaaaaatgttggctcAAGAAACCATAGAATCAATTTTGCCCGGCGGTTGTGTCAAGGATCAAACAAATATACATGTGCATCTTGAAAAGCAGTTGTAAAGTTTTTGTGCCATATAGTGGTTTAGATGAAAATAATATCAAAGGTGCCTTTTACCCTGAGGCACCTTTAGCCCCATTGTACACTACTTTTCCCTATACActttacacaaagaaagaagctCAAAGAGtggttcaaatatatataatttgaaacagGATGGAACAGACAATGGTTCTACACATGGTCCTTGCTGCTCATTTCAGGGTACATTCCCCCGAACAACAGCTgtaacaggaacgacgcactaaatgaactgtaccagcacatcagtgagcagcagacagcacaccctgatgcttctctcatcatagctggggattgcAACCATGCTGACCTAAAGAGTGTGTTTCTAAAAATagaccaacacattaactttccaacacgaggcaataacattttggactttgtttacaccacacagaggagcttacaaagccctccccctcccccacctcggagcttcagaccacatcaatgttatgctaatgcctgcatacagaccactcattaaagtcgccaaaccagttcaaaaacagattaaagtgtggccagaaggatcatcagaggttcttcaagactgcttcaacacaactgactgggacatgtttaagcaggctgccacattcaataacaacactgacctccaggagtactcagagactgtcactgcctacatcaacaagtgtattgatgatgtaacggtcacaaaaaccatcactgtccaggccaaccagaagccgtggatgacaggggaggtctacagacttctgaagacacggaacgctgccttcagatttggagatgaggtgggcctgacaacagccagggccaacctgtcccgcggcatcagagaggctaaaagacagcactccaggaggatagctcatcaattcagcgacagcagagacactaggaacctgtggcaggggatacagactatttcggactacaagcccccaccacggacctgtgacaacaacatctctctgctaaatgagctgaacacccttcttcgctcgctttgagcaacaaaacagcaccactgcacagaagacttcACCTCCTCCCGGcaaccaggtgatgacgctgaccccagacagcgtgaggagatccttcagcaggatcaatgcacgcaaagctccgggtcctgacaacatccctgggcgtttactgaaagactgtgcagcagaagtcactgatgtcttcacagacattttcaacatatcactgagtcaggctgttgttcccacatgctttaaaactaccaccatcatcccagtcctgaagaagccatctccatcctgcttcaatgactaccgtcctgttgcacttacccccatcctcaagaagtgctttgaacggctagtcatgcaccacatcaagtctgtcctccccccctccctggaccccttccagtttgcatatcggtccaaccgctcgaccgatgatgccatctccactaccttccactcagcactcacacatctggacaaaaaggactcatatgtcagaatgctgttcattgacttcagttcagcattcaacacaatcatccctcaacagctcattcacaaactgatccagctggggctcaacacttcgctgtgcaactggctgttggactttctgactggaagacctcaggcagtatgggtcggcagcaacacatccagcaccatcactctgaatactggggccccccaaggatgtgtgctgagccccctcctcttcactctgctgacccatgactgcacactgtcacacagctccaacctcttcattaagtttgcagatgacatgactgtggtgggtctcattagcaacaaagatgagacaaactacatgagcgaggtgagccgcctgtccgggtggtgcagtgacaacaatctctctgaacgtggagaagacgaaggagattgttgtagacttcaggagagcacacactcagcacgttcctctgacgatcagcggtgcgactgtggagagagtgagcagcaccaagttcctgggtgtgcacatcacagaggacctctcctggactgaaaacactgcagcattggccaagaaatcaaatcagcatctttacttcctccgcaaactgaggagagccagagccccaccccccatcaagtacaccttctacagagggacCATCGAGAGcctcctgacgagctgcatcactgtgtggtatggcacctGCAACGCGTcttgccgaaagactctgcaacgcatagtaagatcagctgagaagatcattggtgtctctctcccctccctccaggacatctatggaacccgtctcacccgcaaagccctctgcattgcaggtgatcccaccctgctgccatcagggaggagactgcggagtctccaggccaggaccagcagactgaagaacagcttcatccaccaggctgtcaggaagctgaactcgctcccgaacttgccccacccccctccccctccccctcccaccCCCTCTTCTGCCCTaagcaccactgaactatgaacccccgcCCCCCCAGATCCCTCACCCCCACTaatatacgatgacatgcactctatctgccttttgccttgcgctgctttatttaacttgattttttattttattatgtctttctttttaacattcccttattgtatacttgtatctacattttatattttgatctagatttttaggctttaatgttaatgttatctgtgtgcaccgggggtctgagagtaacgcaatttcgattctctgtttgtatgtactgtacatgtggaagaattgacaataaagcagacttgaacttgaacttgctAGAGGGGCAAAGGGTGCTGACATTTCTATGGTCCCTGGACTTGGAAGGCTCCCTCCTTCCGAAATGCGTTTTCAAGGTGGCCCACAGCAACAACCTTCATTGGGCTCCAGATACCCCAGCTACAGCCCTGGTTCTATAAAACATTTGGAGGCCTTCATATTTACAGGGCCCAATGATAACAGGAGTGCAAGAGAGACCTCATAGACCTAAAGCCTTGTTCAAGAGGCGTTATATAGGCTAAGGCACACATATATTCAAGcgtaaataaacatttgttttcattgtttatgGTTTTTTTGTACAAAACTGCAACATTA is part of the Carassius gibelio isolate Cgi1373 ecotype wild population from Czech Republic chromosome A4, carGib1.2-hapl.c, whole genome shotgun sequence genome and harbors:
- the LOC127980742 gene encoding uncharacterized protein LOC127980742 translates to MWPSNEGNRPAPRQKKWYEIYQRPTASNVTGLAQKVVEQPHAAETAKKVMEQSQPDLQPHPLPKPQPTAPVEARVATQFSLFTKSRFTGSHIAAAKPNLSLARRTSQAEDQPSAAVSSASRPSTTVSTPDPTVPTPVPRATADVSNPAQPCRIVSTAPSGALLQGPSVVQLPRLWSETIPPEDHKWIGKRLFKIGSKGKPALRDDLQLWYYPPQPALIYNQAPAPDRFFCHTLLLWMPYKLWRVKVLCPNPACGQHQLTGGGLHKRARQVLDIDRTYNMVTETLICTKCRASHVSWSQTVLQQLDLGHRSEFQVILTRKYACDMRVIRLLRERGLGNSPTRVIKQLRENHSEQWLHRLARYTTQCVDFLNQPGVMPVNFQEPPEPTVVPSCKWLLTVYSQDILTRLDEIHARITSTYGSVLKMDSTKKITKKLAGTARGTGLWLTSVGNEFGQVLISVLTAQEGAGLDMMVDGLVKRYQQAGVNPPSVLYVDCGCCSEVSESKLKTRFRGWPDLMIRLDIWHFMRRIALGCTTDAHQLYPIFMSRLSACIFEWDAADVSILRKAKRELLMSQGWPALTDEDVNKHLTREELALHCRRRTRGEETTILLLEQLLTELLSSKGNDSLGVPLLDRERMEHIWCVQKKHIKCIQDPLGVALYTETGSLTKGGVLLKTYRCARGSTSLESFHLHLNRFIPAQTCVMCGVCGSSDEVNLSTAFTFH